In one Salvelinus fontinalis isolate EN_2023a chromosome 16, ASM2944872v1, whole genome shotgun sequence genomic region, the following are encoded:
- the LOC129812547 gene encoding LOW QUALITY PROTEIN: kelch domain-containing protein 1-like (The sequence of the model RefSeq protein was modified relative to this genomic sequence to represent the inferred CDS: substituted 1 base at 1 genomic stop codon) — protein MDSAIEKHCSELVARERSGHTALIERNVLYVWGGYVSIADDEVFLPNDEIWLYDLERGVWEMCRMSGEVPPPMSGTCGCSLNGDMYIFGGCDDNGQTNQLYCVNLLDGKYTWRKVNHKSGSPPTPRDKLSCWVFNGRLIYFGGYGHKQLDDINNNRSFLMDEASWVDDIYWGXNNEVHMFDPTSASWSEPHTSGCAPDPRAAHASVTLCHKGYVCGGRIRETRTSDIYCLDLESWTWSEIVPASNVPVGRSWHTLTAISDSSLFLFGGLSIDCKPMSDGWVFDVGTKTWREFEHPYTNKPRLWHTACQGKDSDGIVFGGSCNYILLVDTGHCNDALVFQIQPYPLFRICEDYIAKNVKNCKMLEKQLPFVPPKLLPAVQKRISFFRTTKKI, from the exons ATGGATTCTGCAATTGAAAAGCACTGTTCAGAGCTTGTAGCCCGTGAGCGAAGCGGTCATACGGCTCTAATTGAGAGAAATGTCCTGTACGTGTGGGGAGGCTACGTG TCAATTGCTGATGATGAAGTTTTCCTACCTAATGATGAAATCTGGTTATATGACTTAGAAAGAGGTGTATG GGAAATGTGCAGGATGTCAGGAGAGGTCCCGCCTCCCATGTCAGGCACCTGTGGCTGCTCTCTGAATGGAGACATGTACATATTTGGGGGATGCGATGACAATGGCCAGACCAACCAG CTTTACTGTGTCAATCTTCTGGATGGAAAATATACTTGGAGGAAAGTTAACCATAAGAGTGGCTCCCCTCCCACACCCAGAGATAAGCTCTCTTGCTGGGTTTTCAATGGCAG GCTCATCTACTTTGGTGGATATGGTCATAAGCAACTTGATGACATCAATAACAACAGAAGCTTCCTTATGGATGAGGCATCATGG GTGGATGACATCTATTGGGGATGAAACAATGAAGTCCATATGTTTGACCCAACATCGGCCAGTTGGAGTGAACCACATACCAGT GGTTGTGCACCTGACCCCAGAGCTGCCCATGCCAGTGTAACACTTTGCCACAAAGGATATGTATGTGGGGGCAGAATAAGG GAAACCAGGACAAGTGACATTTATTGTCTAGATCTAGAATCATGGACATGGTCTGAAAT AGTACCAGCATCCAATGTGCCAGTGGGAAGGTCGTGGCATACCCTCACTGCAATATCTGACAGCAGTTTGTTTCTATTTGGAGGACTGAGTATAGACTGCAAACCAATGA GCGATGGCTGGGTATTTGATGTTGGGACGAAGACATGGAGAGAGTTTGAGCATCCATACACGAACAAACCAAG GTTGTGGCACACAGCATGCCAAGGGAAAGACTCTGATGGCATTGTGTTTGGGGGTAGTTGCAACTACATCCTTCTAGTAGACACA GGTCACTGCAATGACGCACTTGTTTTCCAGATCCAGCCCTACCCACTCTTTCG GATATGTGAGGATTACATAGCCAAGAATGTGAAGAACTGCAAGATgcttgaaaaacagcttccatttGTGCCTCCAAAACTACTGCCAGCTGTACAGAAGAGAATATCATTTTTTCGGACAACAAAGAAAATATAG